A segment of the Aureimonas sp. SA4125 genome:
GTCAGCCGCTCGGCAAGGCGGGGCGGGGAGGCGGCGACGGCGCTCATCGGCGACTATTCCGGCTTCACGACGTCGAGCCGAGGACGCCCTCGACGAGATAGTCCATGCTCTCCAGCTCGATCGCCGTCTCGGGATAGTCGGTGCCGGCCGCGACGACCTCCTTGCCCTGGTTGTCCTTCAGCGGACCCTTGATGACGGCAAAGCCGCCCTTCATCATTTCTGCCTTGACGGCGTCGGCCTGTTTGCGGGCGGCGTCGCCGACGGCGGAGCCGTAGGGGCTGGTCTTGACGAAACCCTCGGCAAGGCCGCCGCGGACGAAATTCTCGAGCGGCTCGCCCTTCTGGGCGGCCTCGACGAAGTTCCTGTAGACGGTGGCCCAGTCCCATTCGGCGCCGGTCAGGTAGTGTTCGGGTGCGAGTTCTGCCTGGCTGGTGTGGTAGCCGCAGACGAAGGCGCCGCGCTTGGCGGCCGTCTGGACGAGCACCTTCGGTCCGTCGACATGGCAGGTGATGACGTCGGCGCCCTGGTCGATCAGCGCGTTCGTCGCCTCGGCCTCCTTCACCGGCATCGACCAGTCGCCGGTGAAGATCACCTGGGTCTGGATCGTCGGGTCGACGCTGCGGGCGCCGAGGGTGAAGGAGTTGATGTTGAGGAGGACCTGCGGGATCGGCTTGGCGGCGACGAAGCCGAGCTTCTTCGACTTCGTCTGGTGGCCGGCGATGATGCCGCTGAGATACTGCGCCATGCCGATATAGCCGAAATAGGAACCGGCGTTCTTCGGATCGCTGTCCTTGTTCCAGAGCCCGCCGCAGTGGCGGAACTGGACATCCGGATTGGCCTTGGCCGAGTCGACCACGAACGGGCTGAAATAGCCGAACGAGGTCGGGAAGATCAGCGAAGCACCATCGAGCTCGATCATGCTCTGCATGGTCTGCGTCACCGCGTCGGTTTCCGCGACGTTCTCCTCCTCGATGACCGTGATCCCGGCCATGTCCTTGATCGCTGCGGCGCCCTGGGCATGCGCCTGATTGTAGCCGAAGTCGTCGCGCGGCCCGACATAGACGAAGCCGACGGTCAGGTCGGCAGCGAGTGCCGGATTGATTCGCATGAAGCCCGGGAGGGCGGCGAAGGCCGCGCCCGTCTGAAGCAGACGGCGGCGGGAGAAAGGCATTGAGATCGGCATGGTGCACCCCTGAAATGACGGTAATCGACGTGTTCGGCTGATTGCATGCAATCTCGGTGCCAAAGCCGTGATGGCGCGATTTCAGGGAGGCGGGCACAGAGGCGGAGGCTATTGACGATGTCGGCGCCTAAAAAACAGCCATCGGTGCCCGGTTTCCGTCACTGCGATCTTCGGAGCGTGCGGAAGCGAGGTCCTTTCTGGTGCCAGCTGCCTCCTATGCTCATCGGACCCCGCCCACAGACGAGGCGCAGGCCGCTCCGCCGTCGAGAAATGATCGAGGAGGGCCGTCTGCGGACCGCCCCGTCGCACCGTCCGGGCGGTCGTGAGGCGCCATCGGAAATGAGTCGGTGGCCTCGGATCGCTTTCGTGACCGGCGCATTCACCGTAGATGACAAGCCGAATGATCTATCGAAGCGCAAATGGGGACGACTGGCTGCTCGCGACCGACGAGTCGGGCGTCCGCACCGTGGTCCACCGTGCCAATCCCGCGTCGGGCGGGACGCAGACGACGATGCCGGTCGAGGAGTTTCTCGAGCGGGGAGGCGGCAGTCCGGAGGCAGCGGCGGTTCGGGCGGCGCTGGCGGCGCCACCGGCCGACGATGGTATCGGTCGGAACGAGGATGGCGCCCCGGGACTCAGCCGGGTGCCGTGACGGGCGCAGCTGGCGACGTGGTGCGCACGGACGCCGGGTCTGGCGCCCCCTTGATCCTCACGCTGCGGTTCGACGACGCGAGCTTTGCGCACTTCCACGGCATGCGGCGGCGCCACTTTCCGCCCGAGCGGAATTTCATCCCTGCGCATCTGACCTTGTTCCACCATCTGCCCGGTGATCGATATGCCGAAATAGCAGAGGCTGTCGCGTCGCGGGCGGCGCGCCTGGAGCCTTTCCCGCTGGCGATCAGGGGCTTGCGCTTTCTCGGGCAGGGGACGGCCTATGCGATCGACAGTCCGCCCCTCGCCGCCCTTCGGGGCGAGTTCGCGGCACGCTGGGCGCCGCATCTGACGCGCCAGGACATGCAGGGGTTTCGCCCGCATGTCACGATCCAGAACAAGGTCCCGCCGCCGGCATCCCGGACCCTCTTCGAGGCGCTGTCGGCATCGTTCCTGCCGTTCGAAGCGACCGCGACCGGTCTGCTCCTCTGGCACTATCGCGGGGGGCCATGGGAGGCAGCAGGAGAGTTTGCCTTTTCCGGCGGGTAAAAGTTCTTTCGGTCCGTCATTTCCTTGGGGCGCGACGAGATCCAGGACTTCGGGGCCGTGTCGCATGGCGGCGACATCGCCGTCTCTCACCCGCATCCTGAAAAGCCAGCCGGGGCGGGAGTACGGCGGGGCAGGTGGTTGAAGCGACGCGGAGATACGGCGACGTCAGCGGTCCCTCCGGCGGGTCCCGGCCTGCTCGCGACCGCGTCTCGCAGCGGCGGCGATCAGCGTTCGAACTGCTGACGGGCAGGGCGCAGGGCCGCTGCGCGCCGATGTCCCTCCAGGCCCTCGCTGGCGCTCTGCCGGATCGCCGCTGGCGCCACGGCGGCAACGCCTGCCGGTTCCAGCCATTGATGCGTGCAGATCTTGACGTAGGAACCGACCCAGAGACCGCCGGTGTACCGGCCGGCACCCATGGTCGGCAGCGTGTGGTTCGTGCCGCAGCACTTGTCGGAATAGACCACGCTCGCCGCCGTGCCGATGAACAGGGAGCCGTAATTGCTGAGACGCAGCGCGAAGGCGCGGGGATCGAGCGTGTGCACCTGCAGGTGTTCGGCGGCGATGTGGTCGGAATAGGCGATCATGTCCGCCTCGTCCGTGCAGAACACCACCTCGCCCATGCGCCGCCACGCCTCGCCGGCGACCGAAGCGGTCGGCAGATCGAGGAGCTGCCGTTCGACCTCGGCGATGACCGCCTCGCCGAGCGATCGGTCGGTGGTGATCAGCCCGACGCGGGTGCGCACGTCGTGCTCGGCCTGCGCGAGAAGGTCGGTGGCGATCATCTCGGCATCACCGGTGGCATCGGCGACGACGTAGATCTCGCTCGGGCCGGCGAGCTGGTCGATGCCGACCGGGCCGAAGACCTGGCGCTTGGCCTCGTTGACGAAGGCGTTGCCAGGCCCGACGATCTTGTCGACGGCGGGGATGGTTTCGGTGCCATAGGCCATGGCGGCGATCGCCTGGGCGCCGCCGATGCGAAAGATCCGGTCAGCCCCGGCAAGATGGCATCCCGCGATCATCGCGGGATGGGCACCCGGCGGCAGGCAGGCGATCACCTCCGCGCATCCCGCGACCTTGGCCGGCACGATGGTCATCACCGGGGCCGACAGAAGCGGATAGCGCCCGCCGGGCACGTAGCAGCCGACGCGGCGGATCGGGATCACGCGATGGCCGAGATGCAGGCCCGGCAGCGGCTCGACCTCGAGCGGCAGGATCGTCGCCAGCTGCGCCTCGGCAAAGGCGCGGACATTGGCGATGGCGAATTCCGTGTCGGCACGGGTCTGCGGATCGAGGTCGGCCAGGGCCTGCGCCCGCTCCTCCTGCGTGACCTCGAAAGCCTCCATCTCGATCTTGTCGAACTCGGCTGCGTAGCGCCGGACGGCCGCGTCGCCTTCGGTCCGGACGGCGGCAATGATCGCCTTCACGATGGTCTCAACCGCAAGCCCGTCGGCGTTTCCCGATTCCGGGGTCTTCAGCGACTGGATGCGGGAGAAGAGATCGACTGAAGCGGACATGCGCGTGGGCCCCGGGAGATGAAACGCCCGAAGGCTCGCAAAGCGCAGCTTGCTTCACAAGCAGGAAGGCCGCATACGTTCAATATTCTCACCAACAGTGCAAAAATCTGCACAACAAACCGGCAGGCCATTTTGCGGTGCAACCAGGGGGGCGGATCTTGCCGGCGATCGGAGCGGGAATAAGGGAATTGCGGCGGCGCCGGCAATTGTCGACGCGGCAGCTGGCGGTGCGCTCCGGCATCTCGCACTCGACCATCTCGCTCCTGGAGCGCGATCGGCTCAGCCCTTCCGTCGATACGCTGAGCGCCATCCTCGAAGCCATGGGGTCGACGCTCACCGGATTTTTCTCCGAAGTGGCGGCTAGCCTCCCGCATTCGCCCTTCTACCGCCGCGACGATCTCGCCGAGATCGGCCGCAGCGACGGCATCTCCTACCGCATGGTCGGGATCAACCATCCGAACAGGCATCTCCTGATGCTACATGAGCGATACGCGCCGGGGGCCGATACCGGGAAGGCGTTCTCGCATACCGCGCAGGAGGCGGGGGTGGTGATCCGCGGGGCGGTCGAGGTGACGGTCGGGGCGGAGATGCGGACACTTGGCGTCGGCGACGCCTACTACTTCGACAGCCAGACGCCCCATCAATTCAGAAATGCGAGCGGCGAGACCGCGGAGATCATCAGCGCCATCACCCCGCCGACCTATTGAGCCGGGCGGATGAACTGGCCCGATAAGCTGGCCGAAAATCGGCAAGACATGCCGTTTTCAGGAAAGTGAGGCGCTGACCGATTGACGTATCGTTGACTATATTCACCGGCGTTCTTTCGGTTCTGCGCACCCGCCGGCTTTTGTGGTTCAGTCAGGCATTGCCGAACTCAACTGAGGAAACTGTGATGCACAAGACCACATTCATCAAAACGATCGGCGGCGCTTTGCTCGGCAGCCTTCTGGCCCTCAATCCGGCTGCGGCCCGCGACCTCACGGTCGTGTCCTGGGGCGGCAACTATCAGGACGCCCAGCGCGAGATCTACTTCAAGCCCTTCGCCGAGAAGTCCGGCAAGCCGGTGCTCGACGAGTCCTGGGATGGCGGCTACGGCGTTCTCGCCGCCAAGCTCCAGGCCGGAACGCCGAACTGGGACCTCGTCCAGGTGGAGACCGAGGAACTGGCGCTCGGTTGCGCCGACGGCATCTACGAGACGGTCGACTGGGAAAAATTCGGCGGCAAGGACAAGTTCATCGACTCCGCCGTCAGCGACTGCGGCGTCGGCGCCATCGTCTGGTCCACCGGCCTCAGCTACGATGCCGACAAGCTGACGACTGCGCCCGCGAGCTGGGCCGACTTCTTCGACACCACGAAGTTCCCCGGCAAGCGCGGCCTGCGCAAGGGCCCGAAATACTCGCTGGAATTCGCCCTCATCGCCGACGGCGTGCCGCTTGCGGACGTCTACAAGGTGCTGGCGACCCCGGAGGGTGTCGATCGCGCCTTCGCCAAGCTCGACACCATCAAGGGCGACATCACCTGGTGGGAGTCAGGCGCCCAGCCGATCCAGTTGCTCGCCTCCGGCGAGGTGGTCATGACCTCGGCCTATAACGGCCGCCTGACCGGCATCAACAAGTCGGAAGGCAAGAACTTCCAGATCGTCTGGCCCGGCAGCATCTATGCGGTCGACAGCTGGGTGGTCTTGAAGGGCTCGCCCAACAAGGACGCCGCCTTCGACCTCGTCGCCTTCGCCAGCGCGCCGGAGAACCAGACGAAACTCCCCGACTTCATCGCCTACGGCCTGCCGAACAAGGCCGCGGGCGAGGCCCTGAAGCCCGAGGTCGCCGCCACCCTGCCGACCGCGCCTGCCAATCTCGACGTGGCGATGCCGCTCGATGGCGATTTCTGGGTCGACAACATCGAGGCGATCACCACGCGCTTCAACGCCTGGGTCGCACAGTAAGTGCAAGCGTCGCCGCCGCGCTGCGGCGGCGATCACCACCTTCCGCCGCAGGCACGTGGCTTGCGGCGGAAGACAACGAACCGCGACGACAGGTGGGCCGAGATTGACGCATTCCTACATCCACTTCCACGAGGTCTCGAAGAGCTACGGCCCGATCCAGGTGATCGAGCAGTTGAACCTGGAAGTCGAGAAGGGCGAGTTCCTGTCGCTGCTCGGGCCTTCGGGCTCCGGCAAGACCACGATCCTGATGATGCTCGCCGGCTTCGAAGCGCCGTCCGCCGGCACGATCTGGCTCGACGGCCAGCGCATCCATGAACTGCCGCCGCACCAGCGTGGCATGGGCGTGGTGTTCCAGAACTACGCGCTGTTCCCGCACATGACGGTCGCCGAAAACGTCGCCTTTCCCCTGCAGATGCGCGGCCTGCCCCGGGCCGAGATCGCCACGCGCGTCGCCGCGGCGCTCGACCGCGTGCAACTCGCCCATCTCGGCAGCCGCAAGCCCGAGCAGCTCTCCGGCGGGCAGCAGCAGCGCGTCGCCTTGACCCGCGCCTTGGTCTTCGAGCCGAAGGTGGTGCTGATGGATGAGCCGCTGGGCGCGCTGGACAAGCAGTTGCGTGAGCAGATGCAACTGGAGATCCGTGCGCTGCACCGCCGCCTCGGCCTCTCCATCGTCTTCGTGACCCACGACCAGAGCGAGGCGCTGACCATGTCGGACCGCGTTGCGATCTTCGACAGGGGCCGTATCGCGCAGATCGGCCGGGCATCGGACGTCTACGACCGGCCAGCCAGCCAGTTCGTCTCGCAATTCATCGGCGAGACCAATCTTCTCCCCGGCACCGTCTCCGGCCGCGCCGGCGGGGACATGTCGATCGACCTCGGCGGCTTGCGCATCATGGCCTCGCCCCCGGTCGCGCCGCCGGCGGATGCAGGCGCCGTGGTCGTCTCGATCCGACCGGAGCGACTGGCGCTGGGCGAGGCTGCCGCTGGCCACGTCAATCGTCTGGATGCGATGGTCGACGACGTCGTCTACCAGGGCGACCACCTGCGCCTGCATCTGTCCGCCGGCGCGCTGAAGCTCGTCGCCCGTTCCGAGCGCGCCGGTGCGGCGCCGGGGATCGGCAGCACCACGGCGGTCGGTTTCGCCGCGGCCGACTGCTCGGTCTTTCCAGAATGAACCGGGCCGCATCCGGCCGTCTGACAGCGGCAGCGCTCGTTTCGCCGATGATCCTGTTTCTCGCCGTGTTCTTCTTCTGGCCGCTCTGGACGATGATTTCCGTCTCGGTGCATGACGACGCGATCGCCCGCGCACTGCCCCTGACGGCGTCAGCCATCGGCGAATGGGACGGCGAGGGCCTGCCGGGTCGGGAGGTCGAGACCGCGCTCCTGGCCGATCTCAAGGCGAGCGAGGCGAGCGTCGTCGGCCCGGCGGTGCGCCGGCTCAACAGCGACGTCGCGGGTTTTCGCTCGCTGATGG
Coding sequences within it:
- the hisD gene encoding histidinol dehydrogenase codes for the protein MSASVDLFSRIQSLKTPESGNADGLAVETIVKAIIAAVRTEGDAAVRRYAAEFDKIEMEAFEVTQEERAQALADLDPQTRADTEFAIANVRAFAEAQLATILPLEVEPLPGLHLGHRVIPIRRVGCYVPGGRYPLLSAPVMTIVPAKVAGCAEVIACLPPGAHPAMIAGCHLAGADRIFRIGGAQAIAAMAYGTETIPAVDKIVGPGNAFVNEAKRQVFGPVGIDQLAGPSEIYVVADATGDAEMIATDLLAQAEHDVRTRVGLITTDRSLGEAVIAEVERQLLDLPTASVAGEAWRRMGEVVFCTDEADMIAYSDHIAAEHLQVHTLDPRAFALRLSNYGSLFIGTAASVVYSDKCCGTNHTLPTMGAGRYTGGLWVGSYVKICTHQWLEPAGVAAVAPAAIRQSASEGLEGHRRAAALRPARQQFER
- a CDS encoding BMP family ABC transporter substrate-binding protein; this translates as MPISMPFSRRRLLQTGAAFAALPGFMRINPALAADLTVGFVYVGPRDDFGYNQAHAQGAAAIKDMAGITVIEEENVAETDAVTQTMQSMIELDGASLIFPTSFGYFSPFVVDSAKANPDVQFRHCGGLWNKDSDPKNAGSYFGYIGMAQYLSGIIAGHQTKSKKLGFVAAKPIPQVLLNINSFTLGARSVDPTIQTQVIFTGDWSMPVKEAEATNALIDQGADVITCHVDGPKVLVQTAAKRGAFVCGYHTSQAELAPEHYLTGAEWDWATVYRNFVEAAQKGEPLENFVRGGLAEGFVKTSPYGSAVGDAARKQADAVKAEMMKGGFAVIKGPLKDNQGKEVVAAGTDYPETAIELESMDYLVEGVLGSTS
- a CDS encoding ABC transporter ATP-binding protein — its product is MTHSYIHFHEVSKSYGPIQVIEQLNLEVEKGEFLSLLGPSGSGKTTILMMLAGFEAPSAGTIWLDGQRIHELPPHQRGMGVVFQNYALFPHMTVAENVAFPLQMRGLPRAEIATRVAAALDRVQLAHLGSRKPEQLSGGQQQRVALTRALVFEPKVVLMDEPLGALDKQLREQMQLEIRALHRRLGLSIVFVTHDQSEALTMSDRVAIFDRGRIAQIGRASDVYDRPASQFVSQFIGETNLLPGTVSGRAGGDMSIDLGGLRIMASPPVAPPADAGAVVVSIRPERLALGEAAAGHVNRLDAMVDDVVYQGDHLRLHLSAGALKLVARSERAGAAPGIGSTTAVGFAAADCSVFPE
- a CDS encoding 2'-5' RNA ligase family protein, with the translated sequence MTGAAGDVVRTDAGSGAPLILTLRFDDASFAHFHGMRRRHFPPERNFIPAHLTLFHHLPGDRYAEIAEAVASRAARLEPFPLAIRGLRFLGQGTAYAIDSPPLAALRGEFAARWAPHLTRQDMQGFRPHVTIQNKVPPPASRTLFEALSASFLPFEATATGLLLWHYRGGPWEAAGEFAFSGG
- a CDS encoding cupin domain-containing protein, translated to MQPGGRILPAIGAGIRELRRRRQLSTRQLAVRSGISHSTISLLERDRLSPSVDTLSAILEAMGSTLTGFFSEVAASLPHSPFYRRDDLAEIGRSDGISYRMVGINHPNRHLLMLHERYAPGADTGKAFSHTAQEAGVVIRGAVEVTVGAEMRTLGVGDAYYFDSQTPHQFRNASGETAEIISAITPPTY
- a CDS encoding ABC transporter substrate-binding protein, giving the protein MHKTTFIKTIGGALLGSLLALNPAAARDLTVVSWGGNYQDAQREIYFKPFAEKSGKPVLDESWDGGYGVLAAKLQAGTPNWDLVQVETEELALGCADGIYETVDWEKFGGKDKFIDSAVSDCGVGAIVWSTGLSYDADKLTTAPASWADFFDTTKFPGKRGLRKGPKYSLEFALIADGVPLADVYKVLATPEGVDRAFAKLDTIKGDITWWESGAQPIQLLASGEVVMTSAYNGRLTGINKSEGKNFQIVWPGSIYAVDSWVVLKGSPNKDAAFDLVAFASAPENQTKLPDFIAYGLPNKAAGEALKPEVAATLPTAPANLDVAMPLDGDFWVDNIEAITTRFNAWVAQ